A stretch of DNA from Nonlabens ponticola:
CATCATCCGTATCTCCGCTGCCGGCGTCATCAAACACCGACGTCTTGATCACCGCGATGCTGCTGTCTTCTAATAATAGAGTGATGGTTGGATCATCTGGCTCACCGTCTGCTTCTGTATCTACATCTGCATTGTTATCTGGATCGTCACTGATATCTTGTATAACAGCATCCGATGGGGAATCAGCCGAGACAGTAGCACTATTTTGATAGCGACCAGCGTCAATATCGTCTTGGGTTAAAATATAAGTTCCCGTAAATGTTGTGCTGTCAGAAGCTCCAGGCTCCAACTGGGCAATCGCCGTACCTGTCACTGTCGTTCCAAGGTCTGAAACTTGAAGATTTGATAATGTAGTGGTTCCTGTATTTGTAATGACAAATTTGATATGAAATAATATCGCCGGCGTCGGCAACAGAATTACCATTGGAATCCTCATAAGTGTCAATTTTCAATAAAGTTACGGAGCTAGAAGGGTCGAATGATACAACCGTAGGGTCATCTGGCTCACCGTCACCATTATTATCAA
This window harbors:
- a CDS encoding DUF7507 domain-containing protein, with translation MKFVITNTGTTTLSNLQVSDLGTTVTGTAIAQLEPGASDSTTFTGTYILTQDDIDAGRYQNSATVSADSPSDAVIQDISDDPDNNADVDTEADGEPDDPTITLLLEDSSIAVIKTSVFDDAGSGDTDDDGNGTAQVGETITYSFRVTNTGSTTLTNITLEDVLLEGANGTLSGGPIASLSPGAFDDTTFTGSYTITQDDIDRGFVRNQAVVSGETPDGNTVSDDSDDDSNVGDDPTDTDLDRTAASR